One Meles meles chromosome 11, mMelMel3.1 paternal haplotype, whole genome shotgun sequence DNA segment encodes these proteins:
- the DMRTA1 gene encoding doublesex- and mab-3-related transcription factor A1 — translation MEQSQCGSRDRSGSGRPHLAPGLVTAAPPTPSSVLPVPSGIPVPPTFLRPPSLFLRAAAAATGGGGCRSAPGLERGVGAVSCGYPRTPKCARCRNHGVVSALKGHKRFCRWRDCACAKCTLIAERQRVMAAQVALRRQQAQEESEARGLQRLLYPGPCGPGGRTSGSNSNRMENSQASSGPVAVTAMELSALRQVSLATPAFQVVHPDNAELKQELKESKCDSCQSGQEEPVSKSHQCTLGSSPKSNGVIGKQNIRPSISESSNKEDSIQPLHLGELSGGEESPRSLSSSDLESGNESEWAKDFIAARASLPTLSSRPRDPLDILTRIFPSYRRSRLEGILRFCKGDVVQAIEQVLNGKEHQPDTRDVASSGESENTAFQRASNFSLGGIGFGTLGNKSAFSPLQTVSASYGGDSGLYSLSPRLGINPLRLAYSSPGRGLSGFMSPYLTPGLVPALPFRPALDYAFSGMIRESSYLPSKDSVTGGRLYSRPNQDNL, via the exons ATGGAGCAGTCACAGTGTGGCAGCAGAGACCGCAGCGGCAGCGGCCGACCCCACCTGGCTCCAGGGCTGGTGACGGCCGCCCCGCCAACCCCGTCTTCGGTGTTGCCAGTACCCTCCGGGATACCAGTTCCTCCAACTTTCCTGCGGCCACCCAGCCTCTTTCTGCGGGCAGCCGCAGCCGCCACGGGAGGCGGAGGCTGTCGGTCGGCTCCGGGACTGGAGAGGGGTGTGGGTGCGGTGAGCTGCGGCTACCCACGGACACCCAAATGCGCCCGTTGTCGCAACCACGGCGTCGTGTCAGCACTCAAGGGCCACAAACGCTTCTGCCGCTGGCGGGACTGCGCGTGTGCCAAGTGCACCCTGATTGCGGAGCGCCAGCGCGTCATGGCTGCCCAGGTGGCGCTGCGCCGGCAACAGGCCCAGGAAGAGAGTGAGGCCCGGGGGCTACAGAGGCTCCTGTATCCTGGTCCCTGCGGGCCGGGGGGTCGGACATCCGGGAGCAACAGCAACAGAATGGAGAATTCCCAGGCCTCCAGCGGCCCTGTGGCGGTGACAGCAATGGAACTGAGTGCCTTGAGGCAGGTTAGTCTGGCGACGCCTGCTTTCCAAGTAGTCCATCCAGATAACGCGGAGCTAAAGCAAG AACTAAAAGAGAGTAAATGTGACTCATGCCAGAGTGGACAAGAAGAGCCAGTCTCTAAATCCCATCAGTGTACTTTGGGATCATCTCCTAAGTCTAATGGTGTCATTGGAAAACAAAACATCAGGCCATCTATTTCAGAAAGCTCAAACAAGGAAGATAGTATTCAGCCTCTTCACCTTGGGGAGCTATCAGGAGGGGAAGAGAGTCCCAGATCCCTGTCATCATCTGATCTGGAATCAGGAAATGAAAGTGAGTGGGCCAAAGACTTCATTGCTGCCAGAGCCAGCCTTCCCACACTGTCCTCAAGACCAAGAGACCCTCTTGATATCCTTACCAGGATTTTCCCAAGTTATAGGCGTAGCCGGCTAGAAGGCATTCTGCGCTTCTGCAAAGGGGATGTGGTTCAAGCCATTGAACAGGTCCTAAATGGGAAGGAACACCAACCAGACACCAGGGACGTAGCAAGCTCAGGAGAATCGGAAAATACAGCTTTTCAGAGAGCGTCTAATTTTAGTTTAGGTGGAATTGGTTTTGGAACTCTAGGGAATAAATCagctttctctcctcttcagACTGTTTCTGCGTCTTATGGAGGTGATTCAGGTCTCTACAGCTTAAGTCCTAGACTAGGTATCAATCCTTTACGGCTGGCATATTCCTctccaggaagagggctctctgGTTTTATGTCTCCTTACCTAACTCCGGGGTTGGTACCAGCATTGCCTTTTCGACCAGCTTTGGATTATGCATTTTCAGGAATGATTAGGGAGTCTTCCTATCTTCCCAGTAAAGACTCAGTAACCGGTGGCAGATTGTATTCCAGGCCAAATCAGGACAATCTGTAG